The Bradyrhizobium barranii subsp. barranii genome segment GGCGGCCGAGACCACCGGCTCATAGGCGAGCTTGATGCGGCGCTCGTTCAGCGCGGTGACGATCTCGTCGGTGACACGGATGTTGACGCGGCGCTGTGCGTCGCGCGCGGCATCCGGGCGCCACGCCGCGAACGAACCGACGCGGCGTTGTTTTGCCGCGTCCAGCGTCTCATGGGCGCGATTGACGGCCTCGTCGGTGCTGCGGGCATAGCGCGGCACGCTGACCGCGCCGATCGACGCCGTGACCGAGACCGGGCCGGATTTGGTGGGCACCACCTCGTCGCGGATGCCGGCAAGGAAGCGCTCGGCGGCGACGTTCATGTCATCGACGGTGCAGTTCTTCAGGATCAGGCCGAACTTGTTGCCGGAGAAACGGCCGAGCACGTCGCCGCCGCGCAGGCGGGCGCGGATGCGCTTGGCCACGTCGAGGATCACGGCGTCCGCGACATCGAAGCCGAAAGCGTCGTTGACGCGGGCGAGATGATCGATGCCGACCAGCATGAAGGCTGCGGTCGAGCGGAAGCGGGTCGTCTCCTCGATCGCCTCGGCCAGCGCCGCGATCAGGTGGGAACGATTGAGCTCGCCGGTCAGCGGATCGAGCTGAGCCAGCTTGGTCAGCTCCTCGTCCCGGGCGTGACGCTCATTGTTGATGCGGATGGAGCCGATCGCGCGCACCGGGCGGCCATCGGGGCCGGCGAACCAGCGGCCGGTCTCCTCGATCCAGACCACGGGATCGGCGGCGCTCATGCGCACGCCATATTCGACCCGGTAGGGCGTGCCGTCGGCGCCGTGCACCGGCGAGGTCTGCGCCAGCGCGGCGGTCCGCAGCGTCTGCGCGGGCTCGATCAGCTTGGCGAATTCGGCGCCAGTCGCGAGCCGCTCGGGCGGGATGCCGGGAAAGACGCTGGCGACCTGCTCACCCCACACGATGGAATCGCTGGCGATGTCCCAGGCGAAAACGGCCTGACCAAGAGCGGCCAGGATGTCGGAGGCTTGCGGCAATGTAGGGGTCAAATTCGCCTCGTTTCGGGACAGCAGGGAGTCCTGAGTCGGCACAGAATACGGCCAGATTCGACTCCGACTCTAGGCAAAGTTCATAAACAATTTGGAAACCATGTTTCGCAGGCCCGCGGAACCAAACCGGCCCGGCCGGCATAGGCCTTGCGAGTACATGACACGCACCGGCGCCAGCGTCTCGAAACGCGACAGGCCTCGCCGGATCAACGGTGATTGCGATGTTAAGTACTGATGGATCGGACTGCACGGACAACGGCACGGGCACGGCCCTGGTGCCGCTGCTGCCGACGTTGCAGTGGGTCCACAAGGCGCCGCTGCCCCGTCCCGATCCGAGCTTCGTCACCCAACTCATCGCCAATGCGGAGCACCTGCCCCAGGCCAGCCGGCTCCGCCGCGCCTCTTCCGAAGATGCGCAGACGGCCTATGGCGGCAAGCGCCCGCTCGGAAGCGTCACCGCGCGCACGCGGCAGGTGGCTTAAGCACGACGAATTTGCTGAGAGAGGTGGTGCCCTTCACCTCGCCCCGCTTGCGGGGAGAGGGAGCGCACCGCCATTGCGGCGGCGACTCACGATCAGCGCGGCGCGTCGGGAGACGGCGGCGTGCCGTTGCCCGGTTGCAAATCCGGCGAGGGAATTTCCGGCGAGGGCGGGGTCACCGGCTTCGGCGCGGGATGATCCTTCAGCACGGATTCGGCGACCGACTGCGCTGAAGGCGCGGGTGGCACCGCCGGCGCAAACACCGGCTCGAACTTGGGTTCGGGCGCCGCGTCGTCCGCTGCCGCTTCGGCCTGGCGCTTGGCCTTGCGCGGCGCCGGCACTGTCGTCTCCGCGACATAGGTGACGCGGCGGCGCGTGCGCTGGGCGATACCGCCGAGGAAATCGGCCATCGCGAGCAGCACCAGCAGGAAATAGGTGGAGTTGCCGAATTTGGGCCACATCACGAATTCGGCCGCGGCAGCACCGAACACGATCAGCGACAGCAGATGATCCATCAGGAATTTCGAGCCGGGCCGCGCGCCTTTGACCACCTCTAACAGCAGCAACACGATACCGAGCGCGAGCATCACGTCGGCAAGCGTGACCGGCCAGGTCTCGCCCGTGATCATCGGCACCTTGAACAGCACGTCCGTAAAGGACACGGACGGCATCAGGAAGGCGATGATGTTGTAGACCGCGAGCGGGATCAGGAGCAGCGGGAAACCGACCATCGGCGAAATGCCTTCTCGATCAAGATATCCGGACAGGACAATGCGGCCGCGAAGCATTAGCTCCGCCGCCGTCATTGTCATATCTCATTGGGTGGCCGAAATCAGGCAGGCGAAATGATCCTGCCCGGAGAAAGGTCCTAAACTCAGGACTCTTTCTTCTTCAGGACCTGACGGCCCTTGTACATGCCGGTCTTGAGGTCGAGATGGTGCGGACGACGGAGCTCGCCGGAGTCCTTGTCTTCCGCATAGGTCGGCTTCTTGATGGCGTCTGCCGAGCGGCGCATGCCACGACGCGACGGCGAGGTTTTTCTTCTCGGAACGGCCATTTCAATATCCTCTAGGGATTGGTGTTGTCAGGGCATCGTCCGCGAGGGGACGGCTCAGCACCCGCAAACCGAGGCGAGCTGAATGCCGATCAAGGCCGGGCTTATAGAGGAAGGCTGGCCGTAAATCTAGGCTTTTGGACCGGAAAATACGTCCGAAAAGGGCCCAAAATCAGCGAATTTCCCGCCAGCAGGTCAAAAGCGAGTTCGCCTGCGCCCTCGCCACATAGGTCCCCGCCAGCCGCCGGATGCCAGGCCCGGGGGTCCGGGCGCTCCGTTTGACCGGATTGGGCAGGATCGAGGCCAGAAGTGCCGCCTCCCGGGGCGAGAGGTTGGCCGCCGATTTGCCGAAGGCATAGGCGCTGGCCGTCTCGACCCCGAACTGGCCCTGGGGACCGAGCTCGGCGATGTTGAGGTAAATCTCGAGGATTCGCGCCTTGGGCAGGACGAGATCGATCCACAGCGCCAGCGGGAATTCCAGCGCCTTGCGGACGAAATCCCGCCCCTGCCAGAGGAACAGGTTTTTTGCCACCTGCTGGGTGATGGTGGAGGCGCCCCGGAATGGCGTGCCGTCCTCCTTCGCATCGTCGATCGCCTCGCGCAGCGCGCCCCAGTCGATGCCATGATGCTTGCAGAAATGGGCGTCCTCGGCCGCCACCACCGATCGCAGCAGTGAGGGCGACATCGCGGCCAGATCAATCCACTCCCGATGCATCGGCGCACCCCGGAGCGACCGCCAGGCCATCAGCGTCGAAACGGGATGGCCGGTGCGGTAGAACGGCGCGATCACGTAGGGCGCGAGAGCCACGACCACGAGCGCTACCAGCAGGATCTTGACGATGCGCAAATCGACCTTTCCGGCGCAAAATGAAACGCGGCCACGGATCCCGCCATTAAGTCTGTGATAATTCGGGCCTTTTCCAGCACTTTTTAGGCCTTCCAAACGATTGACTGGGGCGGGCGCATAAAGGATTGTCCCGCCGAATTTTAGTTCTGGAGCCCTTCTTGATGACCGGCACGTCCCCGTCCGATTTCGCCAAACGCCTGGACAAGACCGCTGATGACACCGAAGCCCTGCTTGGACGCCTGCTGGCGGACGACATCCTGCACGATGAGATCGCCCGTCCCAAGCGACTGATGGACGCAATGCG includes the following:
- a CDS encoding bifunctional diguanylate cyclase/phosphodiesterase is translated as MTPTLPQASDILAALGQAVFAWDIASDSIVWGEQVASVFPGIPPERLATGAEFAKLIEPAQTLRTAALAQTSPVHGADGTPYRVEYGVRMSAADPVVWIEETGRWFAGPDGRPVRAIGSIRINNERHARDEELTKLAQLDPLTGELNRSHLIAALAEAIEETTRFRSTAAFMLVGIDHLARVNDAFGFDVADAVILDVAKRIRARLRGGDVLGRFSGNKFGLILKNCTVDDMNVAAERFLAGIRDEVVPTKSGPVSVTASIGAVSVPRYARSTDEAVNRAHETLDAAKQRRVGSFAAWRPDAARDAQRRVNIRVTDEIVTALNERRIKLAYEPVVSAASRDCAFHECLVRMDQGDGQVLLAPDIVPVAERLGLIRLVDHRVLELVVAELAAAPDICLSLNISPDTTMDPDWWAGIESLMLAHPGVAERLIVEITETVAIQDIDDVRGFVTRLKNFGSRIAIDDFGAGYTSFRNLRKLGVDIVKIDGAFVQNITRSADDRAFVQTLIDLARRLDIKTVAEWVQDEEAAAMLRDWGCDYIQGRLIGLASADRPWGTPPDSALPAAS
- the rpmF gene encoding 50S ribosomal protein L32, which produces MAVPRRKTSPSRRGMRRSADAIKKPTYAEDKDSGELRRPHHLDLKTGMYKGRQVLKKKES
- the mtgA gene encoding monofunctional biosynthetic peptidoglycan transglycosylase, with protein sequence MRIVKILLVALVVVALAPYVIAPFYRTGHPVSTLMAWRSLRGAPMHREWIDLAAMSPSLLRSVVAAEDAHFCKHHGIDWGALREAIDDAKEDGTPFRGASTITQQVAKNLFLWQGRDFVRKALEFPLALWIDLVLPKARILEIYLNIAELGPQGQFGVETASAYAFGKSAANLSPREAALLASILPNPVKRSARTPGPGIRRLAGTYVARAQANSLLTCWREIR